A region from the Palaemon carinicauda isolate YSFRI2023 chromosome 16, ASM3689809v2, whole genome shotgun sequence genome encodes:
- the LOC137655449 gene encoding uncharacterized protein: MQPTPPPQQQQPSPPSQEQQPLPPPPSQEAPTPYDSPTEATASSPSPTFATAPSSFPVAGKAPFTSPIAAKAPSTFCTAATASPSPPQKQQPLNLPHSSKPPLHQPKNQQPPPHPLHLQQPPLPPNSSKSPLHLPQNSNCPFYLPQRNNSPTYLPKNSNSPLHLTSPQQQQPPPPPPQRN; encoded by the exons ATGCAACCTACACCTCCCCCACAGCAGCAACAGCCCTCTCCACCTTCACAAGAGCAGCAACCACTCCCTCCACCTCCCTCACA AGAAGCACCAACCCCCTATGACTCTCCTACAGAAGCAACAGCCTCCTCGCCCTCCCCTACATTTGCAACAGCCCCCTCCAGCTTTCCCGTAGCAGGAAAAGCCCCTTTTACCTCCCCCATAGCAGCAAAAGCCCCCTCCACCTTCtgcacagcagcaacagcctctcCATCTCCTCCACAGAAGCAACAGCCCCTCAACCTCCCACATAGTAGCAAGCCCCCTCTACATCAACCAAAGAACCAACAGCCGCCTCCACATCCCCTACATTTGCAACAGCCCCCTCTACCTCCCAACAGCAGCAAAAGTCCCCTCCATCTCCCCCAGAACAGCAATTGCCCTTTTTACCTCCCCCAGAGAAACAACAGCCCAACATACCTCCCCAAAAATAGTAACAGCCCCCTTCACCTCACCTCCCCACAGCAGCAACAGCCCCCTCCACCACCCCCACAGCGGAATTAG
- the LOC137655450 gene encoding uncharacterized protein codes for MQPTPPPQQQQPSPPSREQQPLPPPPSQEAPTPYDSPTEATASSPSPTFATAPSSFPVAGKAPFTSPIAAKAPSTFCTAATASPPPPQKQQPLNLPHSSKPPLPPPKNQQPPPHPLHLQQPPLPPNSSKTATAPSTTPTAELAPSRSPTAQPPPSSPPQLRQPPPHLPQQHQPLHLTHNNFSPSISPTAATAASTSPTASTAPSPHPKAAAAPNTSPTVTTVPSSSTKSAITPSTSCTAATVPSSSTKSAVTPSTSPTAATVPSSSTKSAVTPSTSLILVTAPSTSPTAATAAPTSTVYLLPCVPVSYTLFNVHSKLDPLLTSSQQQQPPSNFHTEKQKPPLHPPQHQKTPPPPTQQQQCPPDQPKQQKYPPPPQQLQQPPSPSPHLQQLPTPIP; via the exons ATGCAACCTACACCTCCCCCACAGCAGCAACAGCCCTCTCCACCTTCACGAGAGCAGCAACCACTCCCTCCACCTCCCTCACA AGAAGCACCAACCCCCTATGACTCTCCTACAGAAGCAACAGCCTCCTCGCCCTCCCCTACATTTGCAACAGCCCCCTCCAGCTTTCCCGTAGCAGGAAAAGCCCCTTTTACCTCCCCCATAGCAGCAAAAGCCCCCTCCACCTTCtgcacagcagcaacagcctctcCACCTCCTCCACAGAAGCAACAGCCCCTCAACCTCCCACATAGTAGCAAGCCCCCTCTACCTCCACCAAAGAACCAACAGCCGCCTCCACATCCCCTACATTTGCAACAGCCCCCTCTACCTCCCAACAGCAGCAAAA CAGCAACAGCCCCCTCCACCACCCCCACAGCGGAATTAGCCCCCTCCAGATCACCCACAGCA CAACCGCCCCCTTCATCTCCACCACAGCTGCGACAGCCTCCGCCACATCTTCCACAGCAGCATCAGCCCCTCCACCTCACCCACAACAACTTTAGCCCTTCCATATCCCCCACAGCAGCAACAGCTGCCTCCACCTCCCCAACTGCATCAACAGCCCCTTCACCCCACCCCAAAGCAGCAGCTGCCCCCAACACGTCCCCCACAGTAACAACAGTCCCCTCCTCCTCCACCAAATCAGCAATCACCCCCTCCACCTCCTGCACAGCAGCAACAGTCCCCTCCTCCTCTACCAAATCTGCAGTCACCCCCTCCACCTCCCCCACAGCAGCAACAGTCCCCTCCTCCTCCACCAAATCAGCAGTCACCCCCTCGACCTCCCTCATTTTAGTAACAGCCCCTTCCACCTCGCCCACAGCAGCAACAGCTGCCCCCACTTCCacagtctacctactcccttgtgttccggtgtcatatacacttttcaatgtgcactct AAGCTAGATCCCCTACTAACTTCCTCACAGCAGCAACAGCCCCCTTCCAACTTCCACACAGAGAAGCAAAAGCCCCCTCTTCATCCCCCACAGCATCAAAAGACCCCTCCACCTCCCACACAGCAACAACAGTGCCCTCCCGATCAACCAAAGCAGCAAAAGTACCCTCCACCTCCCCAACAGCTGCAACAGCCCCCTTCACCTTCCCCACACCTGCAACAACTCCCTACACCTATCCCATAG